In a genomic window of Variovorax paradoxus:
- a CDS encoding PilN domain-containing protein, translating to MILINLLPHREAARKRRREAFYGALAGAALLGGLIACLGYLWFEAQISAQQSKNRFLQGEIKKLEVEIKEISTLQEEIAALRARQQAVEDLQGDRNLPVHLLNELVRQLPDGVYLSSMKQDNQTVTLQGMAQSNERVSELLRNLGNNSPWLVKPELVEITSATVSLSANQRDQRRVANFTMRIGLKRPTDAQKAAADKALATAAQSKG from the coding sequence GTGATCCTGATCAATCTGCTTCCGCACCGCGAGGCCGCGCGCAAGCGCCGGCGCGAAGCCTTCTATGGCGCGCTGGCCGGTGCCGCTTTGCTCGGCGGCCTGATCGCGTGCCTGGGCTATCTCTGGTTCGAGGCCCAGATCTCGGCCCAGCAATCGAAGAACCGCTTCCTGCAGGGCGAGATCAAGAAGCTCGAGGTCGAGATCAAGGAGATCTCGACCTTGCAGGAGGAGATCGCGGCGCTGCGCGCGCGCCAGCAGGCCGTCGAGGACCTGCAGGGTGACCGCAACCTGCCGGTCCATCTGCTCAACGAACTGGTGCGGCAACTGCCCGACGGCGTCTACCTGTCGAGCATGAAGCAGGACAACCAGACCGTCACGCTGCAGGGCATGGCGCAGTCGAACGAGCGCGTGTCCGAGCTGCTGCGCAATCTCGGCAACAACAGTCCCTGGCTGGTGAAGCCGGAGCTGGTCGAGATCACTTCCGCCACCGTGAGCCTGAGTGCGAACCAGCGCGACCAGCGGCGGGTGGCGAACTTCACCATGCGCATCGGCCTCAAGCGGCCGACCGACGCGCAGAAGGCCGCGGCCGACAAGGCGCTGGCCACCGCGGCGCAGTCCAAGGGCTAG
- a CDS encoding type 4a pilus biogenesis protein PilO, translating into MASKRSSPPIDLGAALRRFGDQFRGLNTNDPASWPSVPRYALCLGLAVFVVVALWFVWLTNSNDELESERSKEATLKTDYQKKVAQAANLDLLKKQREQVQQYVTLLEKQLPSKAEMDALLSDINQAGLGRSLQFELFRPGQVVVKDYYAELPIAVRVTGRYHDMGAFAADVASLSRIVTLNNLSVAPQKDKDGALTMDATARTYRYLDEEERATQKRAAASKGAKK; encoded by the coding sequence ATGGCAAGCAAACGCTCTTCCCCCCCCATCGATCTCGGTGCCGCGCTGCGCCGCTTCGGCGATCAGTTCCGCGGGCTGAACACCAACGACCCCGCGAGCTGGCCGTCCGTGCCGCGCTATGCGCTGTGCCTGGGACTGGCCGTTTTCGTGGTCGTGGCCCTGTGGTTTGTCTGGCTCACGAATTCGAACGACGAACTCGAATCGGAGCGCAGCAAGGAAGCCACGCTCAAAACCGACTATCAGAAAAAGGTGGCGCAGGCCGCCAATCTCGACCTGCTGAAGAAGCAGCGCGAGCAGGTGCAGCAGTACGTCACGCTGCTCGAGAAGCAACTTCCGAGCAAGGCCGAGATGGACGCCTTGCTGTCGGACATCAACCAGGCAGGCCTCGGCCGCAGCCTGCAGTTCGAACTGTTCCGCCCGGGACAGGTCGTCGTCAAGGACTACTACGCCGAGTTGCCGATTGCTGTGCGTGTGACCGGCCGCTACCACGACATGGGCGCTTTTGCGGCCGATGTCGCCAGCCTGTCGCGCATCGTCACGTTGAACAACCTGAGCGTGGCGCCGCAGAAGGACAAGGACGGTGCGTTGACCATGGATGCGACGGCGCGCACTTACCGCTATCTCGATGAAGAAGAGCGGGCCACCCAGAAACGCGCTGCGGCGTCCAAAGGCGCGAAGAAATGA
- a CDS encoding pilus assembly protein PilP, which yields MKAAFKFLWLAMAALGLSACGNSDQEDLQRWMVEQRAQVKPSISPITEPKRFTPQAYTEASSFEPFNMLKLTQALRRESNQPGNSDLIAPELARRKEALEAFPLDSMAMVGTMNRSGQPVALVKVDKLLYKVRVGEYLGLNYGRITRINESEVALREIVQDAAGEWIERAASLQLQESAK from the coding sequence ATGAAAGCGGCCTTCAAGTTCTTGTGGCTCGCAATGGCCGCGTTGGGATTGAGTGCCTGCGGGAACTCCGATCAGGAAGATCTTCAGCGCTGGATGGTGGAGCAGCGCGCACAGGTCAAGCCCAGCATCTCGCCCATCACGGAACCGAAAAGATTCACACCACAGGCCTATACGGAAGCCTCGTCGTTCGAGCCTTTCAACATGCTAAAGCTCACGCAGGCACTGCGTCGGGAATCGAACCAGCCGGGCAACTCCGACCTGATCGCTCCCGAACTGGCGCGTCGCAAGGAGGCCCTCGAGGCCTTCCCGCTCGATTCGATGGCCATGGTCGGGACCATGAACCGCAGTGGCCAGCCGGTGGCGCTGGTGAAGGTCGACAAGCTGCTCTACAAAGTGCGTGTCGGCGAGTACCTGGGCCTCAACTACGGCCGCATCACGCGGATCAACGAAAGCGAAGTCGCCCTGCGAGAAATCGTGCAGGACGCGGCTGGCGAATGGATCGAACGCGCAGCATCGCTGCAGTTGCAAGAGAGTGCGAAATGA
- a CDS encoding type IV pilus secretin PilQ, whose translation MNLEKSKMAHRLRTVALGLLAFGALAMAHAQNAIESVTSSMQSGAEVIRIDLAQPLVTVPNGFAVQTPARIALDFPGVTNAIGRSAIEVNQGNLRSVNVVQAGERSRVVLNLKQATAYKTEIQGKSLLVTLEPTAGVALAAPVSATFAENRNRDTLPLRDVDFRLGSDNTGRVIIDLANNQVGVDLRQQGKSLVAEFTKSALPEGLRRRLDVADFNTPVQSITAQQAGDRVRLTIESKGDWEHSAYQSDNQFVVEVRARKVDPTKLTQGVGYTGEKLSLNFQNIEIRSLLQVIADFTNFNIVTSDSVTGGLTLRLKDVPWDQALDIIMQAKNLGMRKNGSVLWIAPKDEINAKEKLEFEAKAAIENLEPLRTQSFQLNYTKAIAIAQGLTGTGASAGGGSGGGGGSGTTTRILSPRGSVIAEARTNQLFVSDIPSRLAQVAELIQKLDVPVRQVLIEARIVEATDTFGKSLGARLGGGIANERIASANGNRAFGTLGVMPVSGSGSGGSGGNSGGATTTTWTNSNFVNLPASDPTGNGASPGTFAISLFNSSFSRMLNLEISALEADGKGKLVSSPRVITADQTKALIEQGEEIPYQQATSSGATSISFRKAVLKLEVTPQITPEGNIILTLDVSKDARGINTTAGPAINTKHVQTEVLVENGGTVVIGGIFELNESNDESRVPVLGEVPYVGALFRTRTRIANKTEMLVFITPKMITDRNAAR comes from the coding sequence ATGAACCTAGAAAAATCGAAGATGGCACATCGGCTGCGAACCGTCGCGCTCGGGTTGCTTGCATTCGGCGCCCTGGCCATGGCCCATGCCCAGAACGCCATCGAGTCGGTGACCAGTTCAATGCAGTCCGGGGCGGAGGTGATCCGCATCGACTTGGCGCAACCCCTGGTCACCGTGCCCAATGGGTTCGCGGTGCAGACACCCGCGCGCATCGCACTCGATTTCCCCGGTGTCACGAATGCTATCGGACGCTCGGCGATCGAAGTGAATCAGGGCAATCTGCGCTCGGTCAATGTGGTGCAGGCCGGTGAACGCAGCCGCGTTGTGCTCAACCTCAAGCAGGCCACTGCATACAAGACTGAGATCCAAGGCAAGTCGCTGCTGGTGACGCTCGAACCTACGGCGGGCGTGGCGCTTGCGGCACCGGTTTCCGCGACTTTTGCTGAGAATCGCAACCGGGACACCCTGCCGTTGCGCGATGTGGATTTCCGTCTAGGCTCGGATAACACGGGCCGCGTCATCATCGATCTGGCGAACAACCAAGTCGGCGTCGATCTGCGCCAGCAAGGCAAGAGCCTTGTGGCGGAGTTCACCAAATCCGCGCTGCCCGAGGGGCTGCGTCGCCGGCTCGACGTGGCCGACTTCAATACGCCCGTCCAGTCGATCACGGCCCAGCAAGCTGGAGATCGTGTGCGCCTGACGATCGAGTCCAAGGGCGACTGGGAACACAGTGCCTACCAGAGCGACAACCAGTTCGTGGTGGAAGTCCGCGCACGCAAGGTCGATCCGACCAAGCTGACCCAGGGCGTGGGCTACACGGGTGAGAAGCTGTCGCTGAATTTCCAGAACATCGAGATTCGCTCGCTGCTGCAGGTGATCGCCGACTTCACGAACTTCAACATCGTGACTTCCGATTCGGTAACCGGTGGGTTGACCCTGCGGCTGAAGGACGTGCCCTGGGACCAGGCGCTCGACATCATCATGCAGGCCAAGAATCTCGGCATGCGCAAGAACGGCAGCGTGCTCTGGATCGCGCCGAAGGACGAGATCAACGCCAAGGAGAAGCTCGAGTTCGAGGCCAAAGCCGCGATCGAGAACCTCGAACCGCTGCGCACGCAGTCGTTTCAGTTGAACTACACCAAGGCGATTGCCATCGCGCAGGGGCTGACCGGGACCGGTGCATCCGCTGGCGGGGGTAGCGGTGGGGGCGGAGGCTCGGGCACGACCACGCGCATCCTGAGTCCCCGCGGCAGCGTGATCGCGGAGGCGCGCACCAATCAGCTGTTCGTCTCCGACATCCCCTCGCGCCTGGCGCAGGTGGCCGAACTGATCCAGAAGCTCGACGTTCCGGTGCGCCAGGTACTGATCGAGGCGCGCATCGTCGAGGCGACCGATACCTTCGGCAAGTCGCTCGGCGCCAGGCTGGGCGGCGGTATCGCCAACGAGAGAATCGCGTCGGCCAACGGCAACCGTGCCTTCGGCACCCTGGGTGTCATGCCGGTGTCTGGTTCGGGGAGTGGAGGATCCGGTGGCAACAGCGGGGGGGCCACGACGACCACCTGGACCAACTCGAATTTTGTGAATCTGCCGGCCAGCGATCCGACCGGCAATGGAGCCTCGCCCGGCACCTTCGCGATCTCGCTGTTCAATTCGAGCTTCTCCCGCATGCTGAACCTCGAGATCTCGGCACTCGAAGCCGACGGCAAGGGCAAGCTGGTATCCAGCCCCCGCGTCATCACGGCCGACCAGACCAAGGCGCTGATCGAGCAGGGCGAGGAAATCCCCTACCAGCAAGCGACTTCGAGCGGCGCCACCTCGATCTCGTTCCGCAAGGCCGTGCTCAAGCTCGAAGTCACGCCGCAGATCACGCCCGAGGGCAACATCATCCTGACGCTCGACGTCAGCAAGGATGCGCGCGGTATCAACACCACCGCGGGCCCGGCCATCAACACCAAGCACGTCCAGACCGAAGTGCTGGTCGAGAACGGCGGCACGGTCGTCATCGGTGGTATCTTCGAGCTCAACGAATCCAATGACGAGTCGCGCGTGCCGGTGCTGGGTGAAGTGCCCTATGTGGGGGCGCTGTTCCGCACACGGACTCGCATTGCGAACAAGACCGAAATGCTCGTCTTTATCACCCCGAAGATGATTACCGACCGCAACGCCGCGCGCTGA
- a CDS encoding shikimate kinase, with protein sequence MAVALVGLPGAGKSAVGRRLGLRLNLPFVDTDHEIEQRIGCSIRDYFEREGEAAFRDLEQQVIAELAAGANGVLATGGGAVLREANRLQLRGHFHVIYLRSSPEDLFRRLRHDVKRPLLQVADPLGRLRELHDARDPFYRETAHDVVDTGRPTVATLVNIIVMQLELAGIVPPGAHPEGPEPTSSSD encoded by the coding sequence GTGGCCGTCGCACTCGTCGGATTGCCCGGCGCCGGAAAGTCCGCGGTGGGCCGGCGGCTGGGTCTTCGGCTCAACCTTCCCTTCGTCGACACCGATCACGAGATCGAGCAGCGCATCGGCTGCTCGATCCGCGACTACTTCGAGCGCGAGGGCGAAGCCGCCTTCCGCGATCTCGAACAGCAAGTGATCGCCGAGCTGGCGGCCGGCGCGAACGGCGTGCTGGCCACCGGGGGCGGCGCGGTGCTGCGCGAGGCCAACCGGCTGCAACTGCGCGGCCACTTCCACGTGATCTACCTGCGGTCCTCGCCCGAGGACCTGTTCCGGCGCCTGCGCCACGACGTCAAGCGGCCGCTGCTGCAGGTGGCCGATCCGCTGGGTCGGCTGCGCGAGCTGCACGATGCGCGCGATCCCTTCTATCGCGAGACCGCCCACGACGTCGTCGACACGGGGCGTCCCACGGTCGCGACGCTCGTGAACATCATCGTGATGCAGCTCGAGCTGGCCGGCATCGTGCCGCCCGGCGCGCATCCCGAGGGGCCCGAGCCGACCTCGTCCTCGGACTGA
- the aroB gene encoding 3-dehydroquinate synthase → MPSPAASVSPPTLERVDIPLGDRSYPILIGAGLFDDPQTYGIVPQAASALIVSNTTVAPLYAQGLRQALAGRFRQVHLLELPDGEVYKNLETLNLIFDALLGHGSDRKTVLFALGGGVVGDMTGFAAASYMRGVPFVQVPTTLLAQVDSSVGGKTAINHPLGKNMIGAFYQPQLVVCDLGTLQTLPPRELSAGLAEVIKYGPIHDMAFLDWIEANIDALVARDPAALAHAVKRSCEIKALVVGQDERETGLRAILNFGHTFGHAIESGLGYGEWLHGEAVGCGMVMAARLSQRLGGVDAAFVERLTRLIQRAGLPTVGPDLGAERYLELMRVDKKSEGGEIRFVVIDKPGSAIMRGAPDALVREVLAQSCAAA, encoded by the coding sequence ATGCCATCGCCCGCCGCTTCCGTTTCCCCGCCCACCCTCGAACGCGTCGACATCCCGCTCGGCGACCGCAGCTATCCCATCCTCATCGGCGCCGGACTGTTCGACGATCCCCAGACCTACGGCATCGTGCCGCAGGCGGCCAGCGCGCTGATCGTCAGCAACACCACGGTCGCGCCGCTCTACGCCCAGGGTCTGCGCCAGGCGCTGGCCGGCCGGTTCCGGCAGGTGCATCTGCTCGAGCTGCCCGATGGCGAGGTCTACAAGAACCTCGAGACCCTGAACCTGATCTTCGACGCGCTGCTGGGCCACGGCAGCGACCGCAAGACCGTGCTGTTCGCCCTCGGCGGCGGCGTGGTCGGCGACATGACCGGTTTCGCGGCCGCCAGCTACATGCGCGGCGTGCCCTTCGTCCAGGTGCCGACCACCTTGCTGGCGCAGGTCGATTCCTCGGTCGGCGGCAAGACGGCCATCAACCATCCGCTGGGCAAGAACATGATCGGCGCGTTCTACCAGCCGCAGTTGGTGGTCTGCGACCTCGGCACCCTGCAGACCCTGCCGCCGCGCGAACTCAGTGCCGGCCTGGCCGAGGTCATCAAGTACGGGCCGATCCACGACATGGCCTTCCTCGACTGGATCGAAGCCAACATCGACGCCCTGGTGGCGCGCGATCCCGCCGCGCTCGCGCATGCGGTCAAGCGCAGCTGCGAGATCAAGGCGCTGGTGGTCGGCCAGGACGAGCGCGAGACCGGCCTGCGCGCGATCCTCAATTTCGGCCACACCTTCGGCCATGCGATCGAATCGGGCCTGGGCTATGGCGAGTGGCTGCATGGCGAGGCCGTGGGCTGCGGCATGGTGATGGCGGCGCGGCTGTCGCAGCGCCTCGGCGGCGTGGATGCGGCCTTCGTCGAGCGCCTGACCCGCCTGATCCAGCGCGCCGGCCTGCCCACCGTCGGCCCCGACCTCGGCGCGGAGCGCTACCTCGAACTGATGCGCGTCGACAAGAAATCCGAGGGCGGCGAGATCCGCTTCGTGGTGATCGACAAGCCCGGCTCCGCCATCATGCGCGGCGCGCCCGACGCGCTGGTGCGCGAGGTGCTCGCGCAATCCTGCGCGGCGGCCTGA